The nucleotide sequence GCGATTCTCCGGGTAGTGATCGCCCAGCGGCTGGTCAGGCGCATCAGGGGTGCCGGGCGGGTGCCTCTGGCCGAGGTGTTGATCAATACTCCGGCGGTGGCGAATCTGATTCGCTCGGACAAGACCCATCAACTGCATACGGTGATGCAGACCGGACGAAACCAAGGGATGCAGACGTTTGAGATGCACGTTCGGGAACTGGTCTCGGGTGGGGTGATTGATCCGGAAGAGGGCCGTTTGGCTGTGTTCGGCGACCGATTCGGAAGATGAGGCGGGCGGTATAACCGGCGGCAGCAGTTTATAGGAGGGGGGCGGGGAATTCGACGAGGCCTTTCTGGGGAACCTGACCCCGACGGGTGTCCAAGTGTAAACAGATGGGGCGCCATAACGCGGCACCCCTTTTTTATTTGGAATTCCTAATGCGCATTGCCCGTTAGGAAGAAGGAGCGAGAAACGGAAGTCATGGTGCCAAAGGCCTATTTTTCTGGTACGAACAAGAAACATCCTTGCAATATTCTTAAGTTGCCTCTATACTGGACGATGACTGCGACAACAACTTTACAGTGAGGTGATCGCGTGCGACAGTGGGGACGGAAACGCCTTTACGCGCTGGCGGCGGCGGTCGCGGTGACGATGGCCGGGGGAGGGGCGGCGGCCGTGTCGTCGGCGAAGACGGTCATCCTCGATGTGGATGGGGCGAAACGCACCATACGCGTGTGGAATACCCCGTCGGTGGCCGAATTGTTGCGGCAGCAGGGGGTGGCTTTTTCCCCACAGGATGTCGTTGCCCCTGTGCCGGGAACGCGGATTGAGGGTTCCCTCCAAGTGGTCGTGATACACGGGAAGCGAGTGCGTCTTCAGGATGGTGCTGGGCAAGAACAAGAGAAAGTTACACACATGCCGACGGTGGGTATGGCTTTGAAAGAGTGGGGAATATCGCTGAAAGAAAACGATTCGGTGAGTCCATCCGTGACCGCGAGCATATCCCCTGGGGAATTGATCCGCATCATGCGCCGTGATCAGAAGGTGGTCGTCAACGAAGAAAAGATACCTTTTCAGACCGAACGTCAGTCCACTGACCAACTGGATCAGGGAACAGAAAAAGTACTGTCGCCCGGTGTGGAAGGGTTACAGCGCGTGACGACGACAATTTTTTACGAGAACGGTAAAGAGGTAGACCGCAAAGTGGAGCGCACGGTTATCAATCCTCCCTCGGACCGGGTGGTGGCGGTGGGGGTCCGTGCGAGGCCGGTGATGTTGGCCTCCCGAGGTGTGGAGTCCTTCACCGGGGGCACGGCCTTCACGGTGGTGGCCACCGCGTACAGCGGGGGCGGGATCACGGCTACGGGCCATGTGCCCCAGCGGGGAACGGTGGCGGTTGATCCCTCGGTGATCCCTTTGGGGACTCCGTTGTTTATCCCCGGTTATGGTCACGGGGTGGCGGATGATGTGGGAGGAGCCGTTCGCGGAAACCGCGTGGATTTGTATTTTCCGACTGAGGCAGAGGCACAAGCCTTCGGCCGGCGTACCATGACGGTGTATATCGGGCGGTGAGGGGAGGCGCCCCGGAGGATCCCCGGCGGTGCCGCGCCAGATCAGTTATAGGCCGATGGGAAGGCCTTTTTTTGTGCCTTTGGACAGGACCTTCCAGCGGTAGCCAGGCCTTGGTCGAAGAGGCGGCAGATTGCGACGGGGAGTTCCTGTTGTCCGGTGGATCCAGTTCTAGTCCAGTCCCGGGGTGCGTAGGTTGTGATAGTGGACAACCGCCCAAGGGAGGGAGAGAACGTGGACAAGGCCAGAATCACCGTTCGGTTGTCCGAGGACCAGCCCCGGCCGAGCCGCGCAGATGTCCGGGGGGGAACCGCCCCGTCCAGGCCTGCGGGTTCCCCTTCTGCGGACAGCGCGAGGCGGTCCGAGGTTTTGAAGACCGGGTCTGTTCACCACAATCCAGAATCGAGAGCCGATCGCCCGGCCCTGCCCGCCTCCAGGGGAGTTCCACCACGCCGAAGATGGCCGGCCGGGCTGCGGTATCTCGTCAAACATTGGTTATTGCCAACGACCATCGCCCTGACCGTCGGAACTTTGCTCGGCGGGATTTGTTTTGCTGTGTTCACCCGATCCGGGCCCCCATCTCCTGATTGGAATGCCACCTCGAACATTCACCTGTACACGATCCAGGTGGGGGCCTTTTCCGACGGAGCGCGCGCCGAGGCTCTGGCTGCGTCCCTTGAGAAGCGTGGTATCACGGCCAAATTGTCCGGGGGTACGCCCACTCTGGTCCTGGTTGGGTTGACGACAGACCCGACCGTGCCAGGCCCCTTCGGAGATATGCTTCGAAACATGAATATACCCATGGCTGTAAAGCTCTACCGGCCTCCCGCTCCCCCTGGACAGATGCAAGGGGTGTCCGATTCTAAGGCTGTGGTACAGGCTTTGGAAAAATCGGTTGATCTCCTCGGGGCGGGGGTGGACGAGTGGTCGAAAGGGGGCGGTGATGCCCAGGGTCAGGCGAACCTGAATCGAGGATTGCAGGAGGTGAGCCCGGTTCTCAACAAGGGAGCGCAGGACTTGCGGGCGGCGGGACGAAAATCCCAAGCGGACCGATTGGAAAAATGGACAGAGGATCTGCGCGCCGTAATCGGTGGAATTCGAAGCGGGGAGGCTCCAGGTCCGCTGATGGGCACTGCCCTGCAGGCGATGGACGACTACGAACAGCTGATTGCTGATTTGTCCGCGGGAACAGCGCCGGGTCCGGCTACTGGTGGGTGAGGTTGGCCCGCCACCTTTTTCCCCTTCCGATTCAAATAGTTCGTCCATGCTCCGATGGATGGATTTGTTTCGTTTCTCGGCAGGATTCTGGACCCCATTTGTCGAATAGTGGGGATGATCGCGCGAATGCTGTCGTTTGCCGGGCGTTCACGGTACAGGAATGGGAGTTGACTCAGTGGGAAAGTCGTCGAACATCGGACGCGCCGTTCTCTATGGTGTCGCGGGTTTGATCATCGGCAACGTGGGTGGAGATCTTCTCGGCCAAGCTCACGTCCCCTTTGTGGCTCAGTCCACATCCCTCAGGTGGCAACCCGGGGCCGATCTTCACGTGGTGAAATATCATTTGGACTTGCAGATCACAATAAACATGGTGGGGCTTGTCGGTGGGGTCGTCGGACTGTGGTTGGCACGAAAACGGTAGGTGAGCACATGAAACGGGAACTGGTTCTGGCATCGGGTTCCCCGCGGCGTGAGGCTCTCCTTCGGGGACTGGGCTTGCAGTTTGATGTCCTGAGGCCTCAGGTGGATGAAGTGTATGATGCACAGTGGCCCCCGGGGAAGATTGTCCGGGAATTAGCGAGGATGAAGGC is from Kyrpidia tusciae DSM 2912 and encodes:
- a CDS encoding 3D domain-containing protein → MRQWGRKRLYALAAAVAVTMAGGGAAAVSSAKTVILDVDGAKRTIRVWNTPSVAELLRQQGVAFSPQDVVAPVPGTRIEGSLQVVVIHGKRVRLQDGAGQEQEKVTHMPTVGMALKEWGISLKENDSVSPSVTASISPGELIRIMRRDQKVVVNEEKIPFQTERQSTDQLDQGTEKVLSPGVEGLQRVTTTIFYENGKEVDRKVERTVINPPSDRVVAVGVRARPVMLASRGVESFTGGTAFTVVATAYSGGGITATGHVPQRGTVAVDPSVIPLGTPLFIPGYGHGVADDVGGAVRGNRVDLYFPTEAEAQAFGRRTMTVYIGR
- a CDS encoding SPOR domain-containing protein gives rise to the protein MDKARITVRLSEDQPRPSRADVRGGTAPSRPAGSPSADSARRSEVLKTGSVHHNPESRADRPALPASRGVPPRRRWPAGLRYLVKHWLLPTTIALTVGTLLGGICFAVFTRSGPPSPDWNATSNIHLYTIQVGAFSDGARAEALAASLEKRGITAKLSGGTPTLVLVGLTTDPTVPGPFGDMLRNMNIPMAVKLYRPPAPPGQMQGVSDSKAVVQALEKSVDLLGAGVDEWSKGGGDAQGQANLNRGLQEVSPVLNKGAQDLRAAGRKSQADRLEKWTEDLRAVIGGIRSGEAPGPLMGTALQAMDDYEQLIADLSAGTAPGPATGG
- a CDS encoding DUF4321 domain-containing protein, whose product is MGKSSNIGRAVLYGVAGLIIGNVGGDLLGQAHVPFVAQSTSLRWQPGADLHVVKYHLDLQITINMVGLVGGVVGLWLARKR